Proteins encoded within one genomic window of Bradyrhizobium sp. CB1717:
- a CDS encoding aspartate/glutamate racemase family protein, with the protein MGQDSDRRRRILLINPNSNEATTTMMMAIARSAAADDFDIVGATATRAPAMIVSADALAAAASEVEEIARVRGGECDGIIVSAFGDPGLAGIKAAMTLPAVGIGESAMLEAAENGRRFGVATTTPLLKAKIDALPDTLGLRSRYTGSRFAGGDPEVLMRDPARLRAALAGAVEACIAQDGAEAVIIGGGPLGEAARELQPMFTVPVIAPIPSAVRRIIRLISS; encoded by the coding sequence ATGGGCCAAGACTCCGACCGGCGCCGCCGCATCCTTCTGATCAATCCGAACAGCAATGAGGCGACCACCACGATGATGATGGCGATCGCCAGGTCCGCTGCCGCCGATGATTTCGATATTGTCGGCGCCACGGCAACGCGTGCGCCCGCGATGATCGTCTCGGCGGATGCGCTGGCGGCTGCTGCTTCAGAGGTCGAGGAGATTGCGCGTGTCCGTGGCGGCGAGTGCGACGGCATCATCGTGTCGGCATTCGGCGATCCAGGCCTCGCCGGGATCAAGGCGGCGATGACGCTGCCTGCCGTGGGCATCGGCGAATCCGCGATGCTGGAAGCCGCCGAGAACGGTCGCCGGTTCGGCGTCGCGACCACGACGCCGCTGCTGAAAGCGAAGATCGATGCATTGCCTGATACGCTGGGATTGCGTTCGCGCTATACCGGTTCGCGCTTTGCCGGCGGCGATCCCGAGGTGCTGATGCGCGATCCGGCGCGGCTGCGCGCAGCGCTCGCCGGCGCGGTCGAGGCCTGCATTGCACAGGACGGCGCTGAGGCGGTGATCATCGGCGGCGGGCCGCTGGGCGAAGCGGCGCGCGAGCTTCAGCCGATGTTCACCGTGCCTGTTATCGCGCCGATCCCGTCCGCCGTGCGGCGGATCATTCGTCTCATCAGCTCGTAG
- a CDS encoding AMP-binding protein, with protein MSAGLNEKDYLATLRGLSDKAWPNGMPRSPNYLHGEVPLTEYLRAWAKRSPERPAVIFYGHVTTYADLDRQSDRFAALLQAKGVHKGDRVAVFLPNCPQFHIVFFGILKLGAVHVPVSPLSRAFELSYELNDTQAEVIVALDQLVPVVEQVRTDVKLREIIVTSFADVVPSVPAFPTPDSIRAPRVAVPGATDLLPALAAMPAPTPLPPPGLDDVAALNYTGGTTGMPKGCVHTHRDMVYTAAANYGISVLSDESSVFLSFFPEFWIAGENFGLIFPLFSGATLVLLARWDAVGAMAAIDRYKVTITAMPVDGAVELMDHPRWREFDLSSLKQVRVVSFVKKLNADYRRRWKDLTGTILMEAAWGMTETHTSNTFTAGFQDDDFDLNNQPIFVGLPVPGAEFKITDFETGALLPLGAEGEIRVRTPSLLKSYWNKPEATAESLVDGWLRTGDIGTIDKDGFLHFLGRRKEMLKVKGMSVFPPEIEALLGQHPKVLGSGVVGRDDLDKGQVPVAYIQLKPEAVGTISAEDLRAWCAERMAIYKIPEVRIIEALPLTATGKVKKQDLNPNLPAAV; from the coding sequence ATGAGTGCAGGCCTCAACGAGAAGGACTATCTCGCCACCTTGCGCGGCCTGTCGGACAAGGCCTGGCCGAACGGCATGCCGCGCTCGCCGAACTATCTGCACGGCGAAGTTCCCCTGACGGAATATCTGCGCGCCTGGGCGAAGCGGAGCCCGGAGCGGCCCGCGGTGATCTTCTACGGGCACGTCACCACCTATGCCGATCTGGATCGGCAGAGCGATCGCTTTGCGGCGCTGCTGCAGGCGAAGGGTGTGCACAAGGGTGATCGCGTCGCCGTCTTCCTGCCGAACTGCCCGCAATTCCACATCGTGTTCTTTGGCATCTTGAAGCTCGGCGCGGTCCACGTCCCCGTCAGCCCGCTGTCGCGCGCGTTCGAATTGTCCTACGAGCTCAACGACACCCAGGCCGAAGTGATCGTGGCGCTGGACCAGCTCGTTCCCGTCGTCGAGCAGGTGAGGACCGATGTGAAGCTGCGTGAGATCATCGTCACCAGCTTTGCCGATGTGGTGCCGTCTGTGCCGGCGTTCCCGACGCCGGACTCGATCCGCGCGCCGCGCGTCGCGGTCCCGGGCGCCACCGACCTGCTGCCGGCGCTCGCCGCGATGCCGGCGCCCACGCCGCTGCCGCCGCCCGGCCTCGATGATGTCGCCGCGCTCAACTACACGGGCGGCACGACCGGCATGCCCAAGGGATGCGTCCATACTCATCGCGACATGGTCTACACGGCGGCCGCCAATTACGGCATTTCGGTGTTGTCGGACGAGAGCAGTGTATTCCTGTCGTTCTTTCCGGAATTCTGGATCGCCGGCGAGAACTTTGGCTTGATCTTCCCGCTGTTCTCCGGCGCGACGCTGGTGCTGCTCGCGCGCTGGGACGCCGTCGGCGCGATGGCCGCGATCGACAGGTACAAGGTCACCATCACGGCCATGCCGGTGGACGGAGCGGTCGAGCTGATGGACCATCCGCGCTGGCGCGAGTTCGACCTGTCGTCGTTGAAGCAGGTGCGCGTCGTCTCTTTCGTCAAGAAGCTCAACGCCGACTATCGCAGGCGCTGGAAGGACCTCACCGGCACCATCCTGATGGAGGCGGCCTGGGGCATGACCGAGACCCACACCTCCAACACGTTTACCGCCGGTTTCCAGGACGACGATTTCGATCTCAACAACCAGCCGATCTTCGTCGGCCTGCCGGTCCCCGGCGCCGAGTTCAAGATCACCGATTTCGAGACCGGCGCGCTGCTGCCGCTCGGCGCCGAAGGTGAGATCCGCGTGCGTACGCCGTCGCTGCTCAAGAGCTATTGGAACAAGCCGGAGGCGACCGCGGAGTCGCTCGTCGACGGCTGGCTGCGCACCGGCGACATCGGTACCATCGACAAGGACGGTTTTCTGCACTTCCTCGGCCGCCGCAAGGAGATGCTCAAGGTCAAGGGCATGAGCGTATTCCCGCCGGAGATCGAGGCGCTGCTCGGCCAGCATCCGAAGGTGCTGGGCTCGGGCGTGGTCGGGCGCGACGATCTCGATAAGGGGCAGGTGCCGGTCGCCTATATCCAGCTCAAGCCGGAGGCGGTCGGCACCATCTCCGCGGAAGACCTGCGCGCCTGGTGCGCCGAGCGCATGGCCATCTACAAGATCCCGGAAGTGCGTATTATCGAAGCCCTGCCGCTGACGGCGACGGGCAAGGTGAAGAAGCAGGACCTCAATCCAAATCTTCCTGCTGCTGTCTGA